TTGTCGGCGCTTACCCGCCTGCAGGACCCGCTCTGGGTTGACGGTCATCGAGCGGGGCTCTGCCTGGGCAAGAAGATTCTCGATGTTCATGACCTTGCCTCGACTTTCTTCAGGTGGCCTCGCAGCTTGGACAGCCCTCTGGAGCCGGCTGCCTTGACGTTGCCGAGGCTGATACCGAGCAGGTCGGCCACTTCACGTTCCGGGAGCCCGACGTAGCACCGCAGGACCACGACCTGACGCTCGCGCGGGGGAAGGATCTGCAGCATCCGGACAACGTGGTCGCGGTCTTCAACGACCGAGGAAACCGCGCCGCGCTCCGGGACCGCGCCGTGAACGGTGACCCCCTCACGAGAACGTGCGCGGATCCGGTCGATGTTCACGTTGATCAGCACCCGTCTGGCATAGGCCAGGGGCGCCGAGGCGCTCACCGACTGCCACCGCGGGTAGACCCTCGACAGCGCGTCTTGGACCATCTCCTCCGCCGTGCTTTCACTGCCGCTGAGCATCCACGCCAGCCGTAGTAACCCAGGCGAGGAGGAGGACACGAAGGCGATGAACTCCTCGTCGCTACCGCGAGTCACGCCCACCCCCTTCCCTCTTGACCCTCTAACGGAGTGAGGCGCCTCAAGGTTGTGTCCGATCACCAAAGGATG
This is a stretch of genomic DNA from Terracoccus luteus. It encodes these proteins:
- a CDS encoding SigE family RNA polymerase sigma factor, which produces MTRGSDEEFIAFVSSSSPGLLRLAWMLSGSESTAEEMVQDALSRVYPRWQSVSASAPLAYARRVLINVNIDRIRARSREGVTVHGAVPERGAVSSVVEDRDHVVRMLQILPPRERQVVVLRCYVGLPEREVADLLGISLGNVKAAGSRGLSKLRGHLKKVEARS